In the Schaalia hyovaginalis genome, CCTCGGGTCGGTCCTTCATGGATTCAGCGTTCGATTCTGATCCTGGAGAAGCGCAGATGGGTGCGCGAGGGGGTCGGTCCGCGCTGCCCCTGGTAGTGGGATCCGAGGGCCCGGGAGCCGTAGGGGCGCTCCGCGGGCGAGGAGAGGTCGAAGAAGCAGAGCTGCCCGACCTTCATCCCCGGGTAGAGGAGGATCGGCATCGTCGCCGTGTTCGAGAGTTCGAGGGTGACGTGCCCGGAGAAGCCGGGGTCGATGAAGCCCGCCGTCGAGTGCGTGAGCAGGCCGAGTCGCCCGAGCGAGGACTTGCCTTCGAGGCGTGCGGCGATGTCATCCCCGAGGGTCACCATCTCGTAGGTGGCGCCCAGGACGAACTCGCCCGGATGGAGGACGAAGGGCTCGTCCGGACCGACATCCACCTGGTGCGTGAGCTCGGACTGGTCGGCCGAGGGGTCGATCACCGAGTAGCGGTGGTTGTCGAAGAGGCGGAAGAGCCTGTCGAGACGGACGTCGATGCTCGCGGGCTGGATGAGATCCCGGTCGAGCGGGTCGAGCCGGATCCGGCCGGAGTCGAGCCCGGCTCGGATGTCACGATCGGAGAGCAGCATAGGGCGATTGTCCCACACGCCCGGGCTTCGGGGCGCTCCTGCGGCGCTTTCACCCATCGGGCCCCGCGTCATCGGCGCCCGCGGTCGGCTCGGGCCGCCCTGCCCGGGATTCGCGATCCGATTAGGCTGTGCGCGTGAACGACTCGCCCCTGCCCGCCTCCCCCGCCCCCGACGAGGTTCGCGGGGCCCTCGTCCGCTGGTTCCGGACGAATCGGAGGGACCTGCCGATGCGGGCCGAGGGCGTGAGCCCCTGGGGGACGCTGGTGGGCGAGGTGATGAGCCAGCAGACCCCGATGCCGCGCGTCCAGCCCTTCTGGCGGCGCTGGATGGAGCTGTGGCCGACTCCGCAGGACCTCGCCGCCGCGAGCCCCGCCGAGGTCCTCGTCGAGTGGGGCGCGCTCGGCTATCCGTCTCGGGCGCTGCGGCTGCGCGAATGCGCGATCGCGATCGCGGGCCGGCCCGGCGGACGGGTGCCCGCCGACTACGAGGAGCTCTGCTCGCTTCCGGGCATCGGGCCGTACACGGCCTCAGCACTCGTCTCCTTCCAGTTCCACGGCCGCATCGCCGTGCTCGATACGAACATCCGCAGGGTCCTCCTGCGCGTCTTCGCCGGCGAGGAGCGCCCCGCGTCCTCGTCGCCGTCGAAGGCGGAGCGGGCTCTGGCCGATTCGCTCCTCCCCGAGGACGGCGCCGAATGCGCGCAGTGGAACGTCGCGGTCATGGAGTTCGGCGCCCTCGTCTGCACCCAGAAGAGTCCGTCCTGCGCGGACTGCCCGATCGCGGAGCATTGCGCATGGACGAGGGCGGGGCGGCCGGCTTCGGCCTCGAAGCTTCGGACGCAGGCGTGGAAGGGGACCGACCGTCAGGCCAGGGGCCGCGTCCTCGCCCTCCTGCGCGAGCGCCACGCCCTCGGCGATCCCTCCCGCACGGCAATCACGCGAGCGCGAGCCCTGGAGGCGGCGCGACTGCCGGACGCGGATCCCGAGCAGGCGCCGCGCATCCTCGACGCCCTCCTCACTGACGGACTCGTCGTCGTGGGCGAGGACTCGCTGATCCGCCTGCCCGGCGCGTAGCGGGACGGCCGCGGACGGCGAAGGCCCCCGGTGCCGGGCTCTCAGTAGCGGATCGCGTCGATGGGTTTGACTTTCACGGCTGCGACGGCCGGGATGATGCCGCACAGGGCGCCGATCCCCGTCGCGATCCCCACGCCGTCGACCGCCGCTTTCATGGGGAATGCCGGGCGATCTTGAAGGAAGAGCCCCAGGGTCTCCATCGGCAGCATGCGGACGACGACGATCGCGATCCCCACGCCGATGACGCCCGCGACGAAAGTCGCGACGACCGACTCCATGAAGACCGAGAAGAAGACCCTCTTCGCCGAGGCCCCCATCGCGCGGCGGATCCCGATCTCCCGGATCCGCTGGCGGACGGTGACAATCGCGACGTTCAGCAGGCCCATGGCGCCCAGGAGGATCACGATCCCGCCGGTCACCATGATGATCTTCCGGATCCCGCCGAATTCGGATTCGCCGCCGTCCCAGTCGTCGCCTCCGTAGACCTCGCCCTTCCAGCCCTTCCCGAGGACCGAGGCGAGGGCCTTCGGCAGGGCTTCCCGGGCCTGTTCGACCTTGTCGGGCCCGACCCACACGATCATCTCGGTCTGCCCGGAGCCCGATCCCATCACGGACCCGTTCGAGAAGGGGCCGGACTGGGAGCCGACGGAATAGGTCGCGACCTTCGTGTAGCGCCAGGCGGTGTAGTCGACGTAGAACTCCGGGGAGGCCCACGGAGTCTTCGCCTTGATGACGCCCACGACCCGGAAGGACACGCTCCCGTCCTTCGAGTGCAGCACGATCGGGTCTTCGATCGGTGATTGGCCGAGGTAGTCCCAGAGCACGGAGTTGATGACGACGGGAACGACCCTGAGGTCGGCGTCCCCCGGGGCGATCCAGCGGCCCTGCGCGGGTTCGAGCCTGAAAATCGTCGCGTACGCGGGATCGACGGCCTTGATCTGGGCGCTGCGCTCGACCAGCATGGGATCGCGGATGATCGCGGGCCTTCCCCTGAAGCTCCCGGTCTGCTCGATCTGCGCGAGTTCTTCGATCTCGATGGACGAGGATTCGGATCGCGACCAATACGGGATGTCGAAGCGCTCGGCGACGGTGGTCATGGCGTCGCCCATCCGATCGGGGGGCAGCCCCTGGGCGTCGAGCCCCTGGTCGCCGCCCGTCGCCGAAGCCTCCGACCCGGCCCCGGGAGCCCGGCTCGATGCGCTGGGGTCGAGGCCGTCCCCGGCAGTCGATCCTTCCTCTCCCCCCGACTGGTAGGCGTTGATGCGGAGCGTGACGGCGCGCCCGTTGCCGGCCTCCACCATCTCCTTGTTCGCCTGGACGGTGAGCTCGCCCAGGGCGATCACCGTCGACAGGGCCGCGACGGCCGCGACCACGCCGACGAGGGAGAGGATGACGCGGGACTTCGCGACCTTCACCTCGCCCCAGGCTTCGACCAGGGAGGACACGATGCTCGTGATCGCGTTCATGCGATCACCTCCTCGCCCTCGGCGTCGGGTGCGGCGTCGGCGTCGGGGGTGAGGTGGGCGCGCGGATCGGCGACCTCGTGGAGGACCCCCTCGGACAGCGAGAGGACCCGGTGGGCCCGCGCCGCCACGTTGAGGTCGTGGGTGATGACGATGAGGGCCGCGTCGTTCTCGGAGGCGACGGTCTCCAGCAGGGTCATGACGGAGCTCCCCGTCTCCGGGTCGAGCGCCCCGGTCGGTTCGTCGGCGAGGATGACGCTCGGCCTGCGCACGAGGGCGCGCGCGATGGCGATGCGCTGCTGCTCGCCGCCCGACATCTCAGTCGGGTAGGAGTCGAGTCGATCGCCGAGGCCGACGCGCTCGAGCATGTCCGCCGCGAGTCCCCTGCGCTTCCAGAAGGGCGCGCCCGAGGTGTAGAGCATCGGCACTTCCACGTTCTCGAGGGCGGTCCGGGTGTTGAAGATGTTGAACTGCTGGAACACGAAGCCGAAGGTGTCGCCGCGCAGGCGCGAGCGCCGTCCTTCGCCCAGGGACTTCACGTCCTGCCCCTTGATCGTGTAGGCGCCCTCGTTGGGCAGGTCGAGGAGCCCGATGATGTTGAGCATGGTCGACTTGCCGGTTCCGGAGCGCCCGACGATGGAGATGTGGTCGCCCGGGTCGACCTCGAGATCCACGCCGCGCAGGATCCGCAGATCCGAGCCGTCGGGGAGCTCGACCGTTCGGGTCACCCCCTGAAGATGGATGAGCGCCATTTCAGGCGGCCCCTTCCATCACTGCCACTGCGCCGCCCATGTCCGTCGAGTCGGACCCCTTCTCCTCGGAGCCGGAGCTCGGGATGAATTCGAGAACCTCGTCGCTCTCGGTCAGGCCCTCCTTGACCTCGACGATCTTCCCGTCGGTGAGTCCCAGCTTCACGGGCTTCTTCGTCGGCTTGCCCCCGTCCGGGTTCGGGACGTAGACGAAACCGGATTCGAAGCGGCCCTCAACCGCGCTGATCGGCAGGGTGAGGACGCCCGTCGCCGATCCGGCCACGACGTCCATCGTGACCTGAAGGCCCGGGAACACCTTCTGGTCGGCGGGGATCGGGCAGACCGCGCGGATGCCGCCGGAATTCGCGGCGTCGCCGGAGGAGGGGGCGGCGGGTGAGGCCTGGGTGTTCGCGGAGGCCTTCGGCGTCTCGATCCTCAGCCCCGTGCAGGTGAAGGGCGCGGGTCCGTTCGTGATCGTGATCGTCGCCTGCTCGGGGGCGTTCTGAATGCGGTAGAGCTGGTCGGCGTTGAGGGTGGCGAAGGCGGAATAGCTCGGGGGCTGAATCGTCGCGATCGCATCCCCGATCGCGAACTGCTGACCGAGCAGGGCGTTGAGGCGCAGCGTTCCCGAGGCCGTCGCGAACACGGTCGTGTACTGGTAGGTCGGCGCCGCGGGGGCCGTCGTCGCATTGCCCTCCGCGTCGGTCGACACCACCGGTTCGGAGGCGATCTCCTTGCGGACTTCGAGGATCGGCGCACCCGTTTCGATCGCGCTCCCATCGGCGGCGGCGATGAAGGTGACGACGCCCTCGCCCGTCGACTTCACGGTCGTCGCCGGATCGGCTTCGATGGTGCCCTTCGCGCTCACGGTGTTCGTGATGTCGGAGACGGTCGGCAGGATCGTCATCTGGCCGTAGTCGCCGCCCGGGTTGAGGGACTGGCCCTCGTCGGCGTTGTTGACGGCCGGGAAGAAGGCGAATTTCACGAGGGCGATCGCGATGACCGCGAGGATCACCGTCTTGACGATCGCGAGGATCCGACCCGCACGCGGGGAAGTGGCCATGTTCGCCCCTTTGTCTCGGCTGCACGCTGTGTTCATGAGGGTTTCCCAGGCCCACACTAGAAGAGCGCTCCCCGCCTGCGGAATGCTTTCGGCGAAGAATCCGGGACGACTCAGGGTTCACTCAGGGGCGCCCTCGCCCCTGATCCGATGAGGATCTTCGCCGCGCGATTCTCGGGATTTCCACTAAAATCGAGGGCGAGACAATCGGGCCCTGCCGGACTTCCCGCGCACCGGCACCGCCCCGAGGCACGGCATCGAGGAGGGGAATGCTCGTCATCCTTGCGGCCTTCGCGTTCGGCGCCCTGCTCGCGCCGATGATCATGCGCTCGGGCCGCGCGGGCTTCCTCGTTCTCGCGCTCATCCCCGCAGGCGCCTTCGTCTACTTCGCCTCCTTGGCGCCGGAGGTGCTCGCCGGGGCCGCGCCGGGCGAGACCTGGCGCTGGGCGCCTCAGCTCGGCTTCGATCTCGTCTTCCGGATCGATGC is a window encoding:
- the dcd gene encoding dCTP deaminase, encoding MLLSDRDIRAGLDSGRIRLDPLDRDLIQPASIDVRLDRLFRLFDNHRYSVIDPSADQSELTHQVDVGPDEPFVLHPGEFVLGATYEMVTLGDDIAARLEGKSSLGRLGLLTHSTAGFIDPGFSGHVTLELSNTATMPILLYPGMKVGQLCFFDLSSPAERPYGSRALGSHYQGQRGPTPSRTHLRFSRIRIER
- a CDS encoding A/G-specific adenine glycosylase; protein product: MRAEGVSPWGTLVGEVMSQQTPMPRVQPFWRRWMELWPTPQDLAAASPAEVLVEWGALGYPSRALRLRECAIAIAGRPGGRVPADYEELCSLPGIGPYTASALVSFQFHGRIAVLDTNIRRVLLRVFAGEERPASSSPSKAERALADSLLPEDGAECAQWNVAVMEFGALVCTQKSPSCADCPIAEHCAWTRAGRPASASKLRTQAWKGTDRQARGRVLALLRERHALGDPSRTAITRARALEAARLPDADPEQAPRILDALLTDGLVVVGEDSLIRLPGA
- a CDS encoding ABC transporter permease; the protein is MNAITSIVSSLVEAWGEVKVAKSRVILSLVGVVAAVAALSTVIALGELTVQANKEMVEAGNGRAVTLRINAYQSGGEEGSTAGDGLDPSASSRAPGAGSEASATGGDQGLDAQGLPPDRMGDAMTTVAERFDIPYWSRSESSSIEIEELAQIEQTGSFRGRPAIIRDPMLVERSAQIKAVDPAYATIFRLEPAQGRWIAPGDADLRVVPVVINSVLWDYLGQSPIEDPIVLHSKDGSVSFRVVGVIKAKTPWASPEFYVDYTAWRYTKVATYSVGSQSGPFSNGSVMGSGSGQTEMIVWVGPDKVEQAREALPKALASVLGKGWKGEVYGGDDWDGGESEFGGIRKIIMVTGGIVILLGAMGLLNVAIVTVRQRIREIGIRRAMGASAKRVFFSVFMESVVATFVAGVIGVGIAIVVVRMLPMETLGLFLQDRPAFPMKAAVDGVGIATGIGALCGIIPAVAAVKVKPIDAIRY
- a CDS encoding ABC transporter ATP-binding protein; the encoded protein is MALIHLQGVTRTVELPDGSDLRILRGVDLEVDPGDHISIVGRSGTGKSTMLNIIGLLDLPNEGAYTIKGQDVKSLGEGRRSRLRGDTFGFVFQQFNIFNTRTALENVEVPMLYTSGAPFWKRRGLAADMLERVGLGDRLDSYPTEMSGGEQQRIAIARALVRRPSVILADEPTGALDPETGSSVMTLLETVASENDAALIVITHDLNVAARAHRVLSLSEGVLHEVADPRAHLTPDADAAPDAEGEEVIA
- a CDS encoding efflux RND transporter periplasmic adaptor subunit, whose translation is MATSPRAGRILAIVKTVILAVIAIALVKFAFFPAVNNADEGQSLNPGGDYGQMTILPTVSDITNTVSAKGTIEADPATTVKSTGEGVVTFIAAADGSAIETGAPILEVRKEIASEPVVSTDAEGNATTAPAAPTYQYTTVFATASGTLRLNALLGQQFAIGDAIATIQPPSYSAFATLNADQLYRIQNAPEQATITITNGPAPFTCTGLRIETPKASANTQASPAAPSSGDAANSGGIRAVCPIPADQKVFPGLQVTMDVVAGSATGVLTLPISAVEGRFESGFVYVPNPDGGKPTKKPVKLGLTDGKIVEVKEGLTESDEVLEFIPSSGSEEKGSDSTDMGGAVAVMEGAA